A single Populus alba chromosome 7, ASM523922v2, whole genome shotgun sequence DNA region contains:
- the LOC118032040 gene encoding F-box protein SKIP16 isoform X1, which yields MGLESVGDLALNIILTKLGPKETVKVSCVSKKFKDLASEESLWSLFCRQDLDLSAPLDHHGNHLPSFKATYKLWREAFRMYPWPLVKRVKSCWDRLTSWLTTNFPEVRATLGKGASEGEIQKLERILKVKLPLPTRLLYRFHDGQHFSGKNLSSGMAGCPLGLIGGYCFYNHLVNVYLLSLHEVISKTREIVRHLNLPNTSEYIVVAASSSYIGKFFFLNCSDGQLYVGTHNFPTDAEMMPCVPQALISPVHDFNSDQQQDAMLLWLEEHGRRLHNGMIKLLDKGNIKSISQFPEESPLCSTAVTCGVKVRASAVFVPEAVDLEDISRKYVFAYSIRMSLLPEGCIINGMHFSSCQLHLRHWVISANDTVVSNVNAEAVIGKNLRLNLYVCSSHSCFQARKNLFMRVVHLCQLLLALLKVLSHLSLADWQIQKELHLKLKSVGFRSNCQTTFSDDHPRG from the exons ATGGGGCTGGAATCAGTGGGAGATCTAGCTCTGAACATAATCTTAACAAAACTTGGTCCGAAAGAGACAGTAAAAGTATCATGTGTCAGCAAAAAGTTCAAGGATTTAGCTTCAGAGGAATCTCTCTGGTCATTATTTTGCCGTCAAGATCTTGATCTTTCTGCTCCTCTTGACCATCATGGAAATCATCTGCCTTCTTTTAAG GCAACTTATAAGTTATGGAGAGAAGCCTTTCGTATGTATCCTTGGCCCCTTGTAAAGCGAGTTAAAAGTTGTTGGGACAGACTCACGAGCTGGTTGACCACGAACTTTCCTGAAGTTAGGGCGACCCTAGGAAAGGGTGCATCAGAAGGTGAGATTCAAAAGTTGGAAAGAATTTTGAAAGTTAAGTTGCCTCTTCCCACAAGACTCCTCTACCGCTTTCATGATGGTCAACATTTCTCAGGCAAAAATCTGTCAAGTGGCATGGCTGGTTGTCCATTGGGCCTGATAGGTGGCTACTGTTTTTATAATCACTTGGTTAATGTCTACTTATTATCACTACATGAGGTGATCTCTAAAACACGGGAAATAGTGCGGCACCTGAACTTACCCAATACATCCGAGTATATTGTTGTGGCTGCTTCATCCTCATACATCGGAAAGTTTTTCTTCCTGAACTGTTCTGATGGCCAACTCTATGTTGGGACCCACAATTTTCCAACAGATGCAGAAATGATGCCGTGTGTACCTCAGGCATTGATTAGTCCAGTCCATGATTTCAACAGTGACCAACAACAGGATGCTATGTTGTTATGGTTAGAAGAACATGGCCGTCGCTTGCACAATGGCATGATCAAACTTCTCGACAAAGGAAATATTAAAAGCATCTCTCAGTTTCCAGAAGAATCTCCTCTCTGTTCAACTGCTGTAACCTGTGGTGTAAAG GTTCGTGCTTCTGCTGTTTTTGTCCCAGAGGCTGTTGATCTGGAAGATATTTCTAGAAAATACGTGTTTGCTTATTCAATCCGCATGTCCCTTCTACCAGAAGGATGCATCATCAATGGAATGCACTTCAGCTCTTGCCAACTGCACCTGAGGCACTGGGTTATCAGTGCTAATGATACTGTTGTATCTAATGTCAATGCAGAGGCTGTGATAGGCAAG AATCTCAGACTTAACTTGTATGTTTGCAGTTCCCACTCTTGTTTCCAGGCGAGAAAGAATTTGTTTATGAGAGTTGTTCACCTCTGCCAACTTCTACTGGCTCTATTGAAGGTTCTTTCACATTTGTCCCTGGCAG ATTGGCAGATCCAAAAGGAACTCCATTTAAAGTTGAAGTCGGTCGGTTTCCGCTCCAACTGCCAGACTACATTTTCTGATGATCATCCTCGAGGTTGA
- the LOC118032040 gene encoding F-box protein SKIP16 isoform X2, with the protein MGLESVGDLALNIILTKLGPKETVKVSCVSKKFKDLASEESLWSLFCRQDLDLSAPLDHHGNHLPSFKATYKLWREAFRMYPWPLVKRVKSCWDRLTSWLTTNFPEVRATLGKGASEGEIQKLERILKVKLPLPTRLLYRFHDGQHFSGKNLSSGMAGCPLGLIGGYCFYNHLVNVYLLSLHEVISKTREIVRHLNLPNTSEYIVVAASSSYIGKFFFLNCSDGQLYVGTHNFPTDAEMMPCVPQALISPVHDFNSDQQQDAMLLWLEEHGRRLHNGMIKLLDKGNIKSISQFPEESPLCSTAVTCGVKVRASAVFVPEAVDLEDISRKYVFAYSIRMSLLPEGCIINGMHFSSCQLHLRHWVISANDTVVSNVNAEAVIGKFPLLFPGEKEFVYESCSPLPTSTGSIEGSFTFVPGRLADPKGTPFKVEVGRFPLQLPDYIF; encoded by the exons ATGGGGCTGGAATCAGTGGGAGATCTAGCTCTGAACATAATCTTAACAAAACTTGGTCCGAAAGAGACAGTAAAAGTATCATGTGTCAGCAAAAAGTTCAAGGATTTAGCTTCAGAGGAATCTCTCTGGTCATTATTTTGCCGTCAAGATCTTGATCTTTCTGCTCCTCTTGACCATCATGGAAATCATCTGCCTTCTTTTAAG GCAACTTATAAGTTATGGAGAGAAGCCTTTCGTATGTATCCTTGGCCCCTTGTAAAGCGAGTTAAAAGTTGTTGGGACAGACTCACGAGCTGGTTGACCACGAACTTTCCTGAAGTTAGGGCGACCCTAGGAAAGGGTGCATCAGAAGGTGAGATTCAAAAGTTGGAAAGAATTTTGAAAGTTAAGTTGCCTCTTCCCACAAGACTCCTCTACCGCTTTCATGATGGTCAACATTTCTCAGGCAAAAATCTGTCAAGTGGCATGGCTGGTTGTCCATTGGGCCTGATAGGTGGCTACTGTTTTTATAATCACTTGGTTAATGTCTACTTATTATCACTACATGAGGTGATCTCTAAAACACGGGAAATAGTGCGGCACCTGAACTTACCCAATACATCCGAGTATATTGTTGTGGCTGCTTCATCCTCATACATCGGAAAGTTTTTCTTCCTGAACTGTTCTGATGGCCAACTCTATGTTGGGACCCACAATTTTCCAACAGATGCAGAAATGATGCCGTGTGTACCTCAGGCATTGATTAGTCCAGTCCATGATTTCAACAGTGACCAACAACAGGATGCTATGTTGTTATGGTTAGAAGAACATGGCCGTCGCTTGCACAATGGCATGATCAAACTTCTCGACAAAGGAAATATTAAAAGCATCTCTCAGTTTCCAGAAGAATCTCCTCTCTGTTCAACTGCTGTAACCTGTGGTGTAAAG GTTCGTGCTTCTGCTGTTTTTGTCCCAGAGGCTGTTGATCTGGAAGATATTTCTAGAAAATACGTGTTTGCTTATTCAATCCGCATGTCCCTTCTACCAGAAGGATGCATCATCAATGGAATGCACTTCAGCTCTTGCCAACTGCACCTGAGGCACTGGGTTATCAGTGCTAATGATACTGTTGTATCTAATGTCAATGCAGAGGCTGTGATAGGCAAG TTCCCACTCTTGTTTCCAGGCGAGAAAGAATTTGTTTATGAGAGTTGTTCACCTCTGCCAACTTCTACTGGCTCTATTGAAGGTTCTTTCACATTTGTCCCTGGCAG ATTGGCAGATCCAAAAGGAACTCCATTTAAAGTTGAAGTCGGTCGGTTTCCGCTCCAACTGCCAGACTACATTTTCTGA
- the LOC118032123 gene encoding beta-1,3-galactosyltransferase pvg3-like: MKQRRVILIALPSLVLFLFFFFYILFNIRVKSLLLSSSNNHSITLTKTPLTETKFSVLIGILTRPDNYDRRHFLRLVYGIQSSSIAEIDVRFVFCNLTKPEQRVLIALEILRFNDIIILDCIENMNNGKTYAYFSSLPHILPRHYDYVMKADDDVFIRLEPLSLSLKPLPWQDLYYGFVIPCNSMNPFADYMSGMGFLLSWDLVEWIGKSEIPANYTVGPEDKMVGKWLKMGNKAKNRFSDKPAMYDYPGTNGRCSHELIPETVAVHRLKRWDQWLNVLEFFNENWESIARHLARFVAQW, translated from the exons ATGAAGCAAAGGAGGGTGATTCTCATTGCGCTGCCATCTCTTGttctcttcctctttttctttttctacatcTTGTTCAACATCAGAGTGAAATCACTTCTCCTATCTTCATCCAACAACCATTCCATTACACTCACCAAAACACCTCTTACAGAAACCAAATTTAGCGTCCTGATTGGAATCTTGACCCGCCCGGATAACTATGATCGCCGCCATTTCCTTCGCCTTGTCTATGGAATCCAGTCATCTTCGATAGCTGAAATTGATGTAAGGTTTGTATTTTGCAATCTCACAAAGCCTGAACAAAGGGTACTCATAGCTCTAGAAATCCTTCGGTTCAACGACATCATCATTCTTGATTGCATTGAGAATATGAACAATGGCAAGACCTATGCATACTTCTCTTCACTCCCGCATATCCTACCAAGACATTATGACTATGTCATGAAAGCTGATGATGATGTTTTCATTAGGCTAGAGCCATTGTCTTTGTCGCTAAAGCCACTGCCATGGCAAGACCTGTATTATGGTTTTGTAATCCCTTGCAATAGCATGAATCCCTTTGCGGATTACATGTCAGGGATGGGGTTTTTGTTGTCCTGGGACCTTGTTGAATGGATTGGCAAGTCTGAAATCCCTGCGAATTACACAGTTGGGCCAGAAGACAAGATGGTTGGGAAATGGTTGAAGATGGGAAACAAGGCCAAAAACAGGTTCTCCGACAAGCCTGCAATGTATGATTATCCAGGAACAAATGGTAGGTGCTCGCATGAGCTCATACCAGAAACTGTGGCAGTTCATAGACTTAAGAGGTGGGATCAATGGCTGAATGTGCTTGAATTCTTTAAT GAGAACTGGGAATCCATAGCACGACATCTTGCAAGATTTGTAGCACAATGGTAA
- the LOC118032035 gene encoding flowering time control protein FPA isoform X2, translated as MAPDPIKSNKPGIIKSETDQKDSMKEREANNLWVGNISRDVTESDLMKLFAQYGAIDNVTTYTARSYGFVYFKRVEDAKQAKDALQGTSLRGNQIKIEFARPAKPCRHLWVGGIGSSVSEEWLEEEFLKFGKIEDFKFRRDQNTAYVEYFKLEDASQAMKNMNGKKIGGDQLRVDFLRTQSSRREQLPDFHDSRQDQFSATHYGVRRPQIPKSPGERKDGQPSNILWIGYPPSVRIDEQMIHNAMILFGEIEKIKSFPSRHYSFVEFRSVDEARRAKEGLQGRLFSDPRITIMFSSSGPAPGKEDSGFYPGVKGPRLEMFNKHPFAPMNIMFDQPGGPRNFPGPFPPSGIHRPNLPVWPFGPQGVFDPILQGGEYNNLAPSHSDRDPASGILPSPASGIRPPMRSVSSGWDVLDPSQFPREAKRSRIDSAPSVDDDSFPARKMDDRDLGLDKAYRLGPRGAYPSFQGNNSLSPVGGRLKGHFDDDFIWRGIVAKGGMPVCHARCVPVGKGIESEIPPVINCSARTGLDVLAKHYAQAIGFDIVFFLPDSEDDFASYTEFLHYLGSKNRAGVAKFDDGTTLFLVPPSDFLKNVLKVAGPERLYGVVLKLPQQAPNNTSTQQRLPQPIHFSQYTNTQISPPEADYNLLHQQEEQVMSIHHNRVLHEDSKLSSKPIYPLTTVSHAVLPVPQEYASNHSAASSSAGILTPDLIATLSTLLPANKQSSSESNQPELGSPIVRPLFSSVIPDKGTSSQGWKHDNQVSGNTSHLQFGNQLNYQVQVQSQFQPYPSGPSTYSHSTNVIPRNSQIQDSTVSLSHQRATPSRPLASFSMPSQSGQFALSPQVQGTNFSQTQSGIPPSADRGNGELPSQVQQFQPALSVSGQGTSEADAEADKNQRYQSTLQFAANLLLQLQQQQNTSNPDARGSGNQQ; from the exons ATGGCGCCGGATCCTATTAAATCAAACAAACCGGGAATTATAAAATCAGAGACAGACCAGAAAGACTcaatgaaagagagagaagcgAATAATTTATGGGTAGGGAACATATCAAGAGATGTAACAGAATCAGATCTAATGAAATTGTTTGCGCAATACGGTGCGATTGATAATGTAACGACGTATACAGCAAGAAGTTATGGGTTTGTTTACTTTAAACGTGTTGAagatgctaaacaagctaaagATGCCTTACAAGGGACTTCTCTACGTGGAAATCAGATTAAAATCGAGTTTGCTAGACCG gcCAAACCTTGTAGGCATCTATGGGTGGGTGGAATAGGCTCATCAGTTTCTGAGGAATGGCTGGAAGAAGAGTTTCTCAAGTTCGGTAAAATTGAGGATTTCAAGTTTCGTAGAGATCAAAATACTGCATATGTTGAGTATTTCAAACTGGAAGATGCTTCCCAAGCCATGAAAAACATGAATGGAAAGAAAATTGGTGGTGATCAGTTACGTGTGGATTTCCTTCGAACACAATCCTCAAGAAGA GAACAATTACCCGACTTTCATGATTCAAGACAGGATCAGTTTTCAGCAACACATTATGGAGTAAGACGACCTCAG ATACCTAAATCTCCAGGGGAGCGGAAAGATGGCCAACCCAGCAATATTTTGTGGATAGGATATCCTCCTTCTGTGCGGATTGATGAACAAATGATACATAATGCCATGATTCTTTTTGGTGagattgagaaaattaaaagctTTCCTTCGAGGCATTATTCATTTGTGGAATTTAGAAGTGTTGATGAAGCCCGGCGTGCCAAAGAAGGCTTGCAAGGGCGGCTTTTCAGTGATCCTCGTATAACAATTATGTTCTCAAGTAGTGGACCGGCACCTGGGAAAGAGGACTCTGGTTTTTATCCTGGAGTTAAAGGTCCTAGGCTGGAAATGTTTAACAAACATCCTTTTGCACCTATGAACATCATGTTTGATCAACCTGGTGGGCCAAGAAATTTTCCTGGTCCATTTCCACCCAGTGGCATTCATAGACCGAACCTGCCAGTATGGCCTTTTGGTCCTCAAGGTGTTTTTGACCCTATACttcaaggtggagaatataaTAATTTGGCTCCATCACATAGCGACCGAGATCCTGCATCTGGGATCCTCCCTTCTCCTGCTTCAGGTATCAGGCCACCCATGAGGTCAGTTTCTAGTGGTTGGGATGTGCTTGATCCAAGCCAGTTTCCTAGGGAGGCCAAGCGGTCAAGGATTGATTCTGCACCATCTGTTGATGATGATTCTTTTCCTGCTAGAAAGATGGATGATCGTGATTTGGGTTTGGACAAAGCATACAGGCTAGGTCCTAGAGGTGCATATCCAAGTTTCCAGGGGAATAATAGTCTTAGTCCAGTTGGTGGTAGGCTTAAGGGTCATTTTGATGATGATTTCATATGGCGTGGGATTGTGGCCAAGGGTGGAATGCCTGTATGCCATGCCCGTTGTGTCCCTGTAGGGAAAGGGATAGAATCAGAGAT ACCACCTGTCATAAATTGCTCGGCAAGGACGGGGCTGGATGTGCTGGCTAAACACTATGCTCAGGCAATTGGGTTTGACATTGTTTTCTTCTTACCAGATAGTGAGGATGATTTTGCTTCCTATACAGAATTTTTGCATTACTTGGGTTCGAAGAATCGAGCTGGTGTAGCAAAGTTTGATGATGGGACCACTCTATTTCTCGTGCCCCCATCAGATTTCTTAAAGAATGTGTTGAAAGTTGCGGGACCTGAACGCCTGTATGGTGTAGTTCTCAAGTTGCCGCAGCAGGCCCCTAACAATACATCAACACAGCAACGATTGCCTCAGCCCATCCATTTTTCTCAGTATACGAACACTCAGATTTCACCACCAGAAGCTGACTATAATTTGCTCCATCAGCAGGAGGAGCAAGTGATGTCAATCCATCATAACAGGGTTTTGCATGAGGATTCAAAGCTTTCTTCAAAACCAATTTATCCGTTGACAACAGTGTCCCATGCAGTGCTGCCAGTCCCCCAAGAATATGCCTCAAATCACAGTGCAGCATCGTCCTCTGCTGGAATTTTGACACCTGATCTTATTGCTACTCTTTCAACTTTACTGCCTGCCAATAAGCAGTCTAGTTCAGAAAGTAACCAACCAGAATTGGGCTCTCCTATTGTCAGGCCACTGTTTTCTTCAGTTATCCCTGACAAAGGAACTTCCTCTCAGGGATGGAAGCATGATAATCAAGTTTCTGGAAATACAAGTCATTTACAATTTGGGAACCAGTTGAATTATCAGGTACAGGTTCAGTCTCAGTTCCAGCCTTACCCATCTGGCCCCAGCACATATAGCCATTCAACAAATGTGATCCCTAGAAACAGTCAAATCCAAGATTCTACTGTCAGCCTATCTCATCAGCGTGCAACTCCATCCAGGCCATTGGCTAGCTTTTCCATGCCTTCTCAAAGTGGACAGTTTGCTTTGTCTCCACAG GTTCAGGGCACAAATTTTTCCCAGACCCAATCTGGGATCCCACCATCTGCAGACAGAGGGAATGGGGAGCTTCCCAGTCAAGTGCAGCAATTCCAACCTGCTCTTTCTGTATCCGGGCAGGGTACCTCAGAGGCTGATGCTGAGGCTGATAAGAATCAGAGATACCAGTCAACGCTGCAGTTTGCAGCCAACCTCCTGCTCCAGCTACAGCAGCAGCAGAATACCAGCAACCCTGATGCACGTGGATCTGGGAATCAGCAATGA
- the LOC118032035 gene encoding flowering time control protein FPA isoform X1: MAPDPIKSNKPGIIKSETDQKDSMKEREANNLWVGNISRDVTESDLMKLFAQYGAIDNVTTYTARSYGFVYFKRVEDAKQAKDALQGTSLRGNQIKIEFARPAKPCRHLWVGGIGSSVSEEWLEEEFLKFGKIEDFKFRRDQNTAYVEYFKLEDASQAMKNMNGKKIGGDQLRVDFLRTQSSRREQLPDFHDSRQDQFSATHYGVRRPQIPKSPGERKDGQPSNILWIGYPPSVRIDEQMIHNAMILFGEIEKIKSFPSRHYSFVEFRSVDEARRAKEGLQGRLFSDPRITIMFSSSGPAPGKEDSGFYPGVKGPRLEMFNKHPFAPMNIMFDQPGGPRNFPGPFPPSGIHRPNLPVWPFGPQGVFDPILQGGEYNNLAPSHSDRDPASGILPSPASGIRPPMRSVSSGWDVLDPSQFPREAKRSRIDSAPSVDDDSFPARKMDDRDLGLDKAYRLGPRGAYPSFQGNNSLSPVGGRLKGHFDDDFIWRGIVAKGGMPVCHARCVPVGKGIESEIPPVINCSARTGLDVLAKHYAQAIGFDIVFFLPDSEDDFASYTEFLHYLGSKNRAGVAKFDDGTTLFLVPPSDFLKNVLKVAGPERLYGVVLKLPQQAPNNTSTQQRLPQPIHFSQYTNTQISPPEADYNLLHQQEEQVMSIHHNRVLHEDSKLSSKPIYPLTTVSHAVLPVPQEYASNHSAASSSAGILTPDLIATLSTLLPANKQSSSESNQPELGSPIVRPLFSSVIPDKGTSSQGWKHDNQVSGNTSHLQFGNQLNYQVQVQSQFQPYPSGPSTYSHSTNVIPRNSQIQDSTVSLSHQRATPSRPLASFSMPSQSGQFALSPQVSQQNLFKVPHTTQKGYGVVHGTYVMDPYSPSVIQKPNDTDTLFCQVQGTNFSQTQSGIPPSADRGNGELPSQVQQFQPALSVSGQGTSEADAEADKNQRYQSTLQFAANLLLQLQQQQNTSNPDARGSGNQQ; this comes from the exons ATGGCGCCGGATCCTATTAAATCAAACAAACCGGGAATTATAAAATCAGAGACAGACCAGAAAGACTcaatgaaagagagagaagcgAATAATTTATGGGTAGGGAACATATCAAGAGATGTAACAGAATCAGATCTAATGAAATTGTTTGCGCAATACGGTGCGATTGATAATGTAACGACGTATACAGCAAGAAGTTATGGGTTTGTTTACTTTAAACGTGTTGAagatgctaaacaagctaaagATGCCTTACAAGGGACTTCTCTACGTGGAAATCAGATTAAAATCGAGTTTGCTAGACCG gcCAAACCTTGTAGGCATCTATGGGTGGGTGGAATAGGCTCATCAGTTTCTGAGGAATGGCTGGAAGAAGAGTTTCTCAAGTTCGGTAAAATTGAGGATTTCAAGTTTCGTAGAGATCAAAATACTGCATATGTTGAGTATTTCAAACTGGAAGATGCTTCCCAAGCCATGAAAAACATGAATGGAAAGAAAATTGGTGGTGATCAGTTACGTGTGGATTTCCTTCGAACACAATCCTCAAGAAGA GAACAATTACCCGACTTTCATGATTCAAGACAGGATCAGTTTTCAGCAACACATTATGGAGTAAGACGACCTCAG ATACCTAAATCTCCAGGGGAGCGGAAAGATGGCCAACCCAGCAATATTTTGTGGATAGGATATCCTCCTTCTGTGCGGATTGATGAACAAATGATACATAATGCCATGATTCTTTTTGGTGagattgagaaaattaaaagctTTCCTTCGAGGCATTATTCATTTGTGGAATTTAGAAGTGTTGATGAAGCCCGGCGTGCCAAAGAAGGCTTGCAAGGGCGGCTTTTCAGTGATCCTCGTATAACAATTATGTTCTCAAGTAGTGGACCGGCACCTGGGAAAGAGGACTCTGGTTTTTATCCTGGAGTTAAAGGTCCTAGGCTGGAAATGTTTAACAAACATCCTTTTGCACCTATGAACATCATGTTTGATCAACCTGGTGGGCCAAGAAATTTTCCTGGTCCATTTCCACCCAGTGGCATTCATAGACCGAACCTGCCAGTATGGCCTTTTGGTCCTCAAGGTGTTTTTGACCCTATACttcaaggtggagaatataaTAATTTGGCTCCATCACATAGCGACCGAGATCCTGCATCTGGGATCCTCCCTTCTCCTGCTTCAGGTATCAGGCCACCCATGAGGTCAGTTTCTAGTGGTTGGGATGTGCTTGATCCAAGCCAGTTTCCTAGGGAGGCCAAGCGGTCAAGGATTGATTCTGCACCATCTGTTGATGATGATTCTTTTCCTGCTAGAAAGATGGATGATCGTGATTTGGGTTTGGACAAAGCATACAGGCTAGGTCCTAGAGGTGCATATCCAAGTTTCCAGGGGAATAATAGTCTTAGTCCAGTTGGTGGTAGGCTTAAGGGTCATTTTGATGATGATTTCATATGGCGTGGGATTGTGGCCAAGGGTGGAATGCCTGTATGCCATGCCCGTTGTGTCCCTGTAGGGAAAGGGATAGAATCAGAGAT ACCACCTGTCATAAATTGCTCGGCAAGGACGGGGCTGGATGTGCTGGCTAAACACTATGCTCAGGCAATTGGGTTTGACATTGTTTTCTTCTTACCAGATAGTGAGGATGATTTTGCTTCCTATACAGAATTTTTGCATTACTTGGGTTCGAAGAATCGAGCTGGTGTAGCAAAGTTTGATGATGGGACCACTCTATTTCTCGTGCCCCCATCAGATTTCTTAAAGAATGTGTTGAAAGTTGCGGGACCTGAACGCCTGTATGGTGTAGTTCTCAAGTTGCCGCAGCAGGCCCCTAACAATACATCAACACAGCAACGATTGCCTCAGCCCATCCATTTTTCTCAGTATACGAACACTCAGATTTCACCACCAGAAGCTGACTATAATTTGCTCCATCAGCAGGAGGAGCAAGTGATGTCAATCCATCATAACAGGGTTTTGCATGAGGATTCAAAGCTTTCTTCAAAACCAATTTATCCGTTGACAACAGTGTCCCATGCAGTGCTGCCAGTCCCCCAAGAATATGCCTCAAATCACAGTGCAGCATCGTCCTCTGCTGGAATTTTGACACCTGATCTTATTGCTACTCTTTCAACTTTACTGCCTGCCAATAAGCAGTCTAGTTCAGAAAGTAACCAACCAGAATTGGGCTCTCCTATTGTCAGGCCACTGTTTTCTTCAGTTATCCCTGACAAAGGAACTTCCTCTCAGGGATGGAAGCATGATAATCAAGTTTCTGGAAATACAAGTCATTTACAATTTGGGAACCAGTTGAATTATCAGGTACAGGTTCAGTCTCAGTTCCAGCCTTACCCATCTGGCCCCAGCACATATAGCCATTCAACAAATGTGATCCCTAGAAACAGTCAAATCCAAGATTCTACTGTCAGCCTATCTCATCAGCGTGCAACTCCATCCAGGCCATTGGCTAGCTTTTCCATGCCTTCTCAAAGTGGACAGTTTGCTTTGTCTCCACAGGTCAGCCAGCAAAATCTGTTCAAAGTTCCTCATACCACTCAGAAAGGCTATGGGGTGGTCCATGGAACATATGTTATGGACCCGTATAGTCCATCAGTTATTCAGAAACCTAATGATACTGATACCTTGTTTTGTCAGGTTCAGGGCACAAATTTTTCCCAGACCCAATCTGGGATCCCACCATCTGCAGACAGAGGGAATGGGGAGCTTCCCAGTCAAGTGCAGCAATTCCAACCTGCTCTTTCTGTATCCGGGCAGGGTACCTCAGAGGCTGATGCTGAGGCTGATAAGAATCAGAGATACCAGTCAACGCTGCAGTTTGCAGCCAACCTCCTGCTCCAGCTACAGCAGCAGCAGAATACCAGCAACCCTGATGCACGTGGATCTGGGAATCAGCAATGA